A DNA window from Buttiauxella agrestis contains the following coding sequences:
- the ydeE gene encoding efflux MFS transporter YdeE — protein MVSLTTRFSGKQLSISVLLLSSLLLTVGRGLTLPFMTIYLSRQYGMPLNEIGMALTIALTAGVVFSLWFGILADKFDKKMYMLLSIIIFLGGFVAIPLVNNAVLVVVFYSLINCAYSVFATVLKGYFSDVLEIHQKPKIFSLNYTFANIGWTVGPPIGTLAVLYSTNLPFWLSALTAIIPFIVISRYVHSVSANETQEINNVRLSPVQMLKDKALMYFTLSAFLGSLVFGSFAACLSQYAIAISDSDLAQKVVGVVLPVNAFVVVVFQYMVGKRIRPDNIKKLMGYGTLFFMAGLAGFMISGDNLLLWGVSAAVFTLGELIFAPGEYMLVDNIAPAGLKASYFSAQQLGWLGGACTPLFTGLILTWLPPYMLFVALMAAIGLSYLMIVKGMAVKPQLALN, from the coding sequence ATGGTTTCCCTGACGACACGCTTTTCTGGCAAGCAACTCTCCATCAGCGTTTTACTGCTCTCTTCGCTGCTCCTCACCGTGGGACGTGGTTTAACGCTGCCGTTTATGACGATTTATCTTTCCCGGCAGTACGGCATGCCGCTAAATGAAATCGGGATGGCGCTCACCATCGCCCTGACGGCAGGCGTGGTATTTAGCCTGTGGTTTGGCATTCTGGCCGATAAATTCGACAAAAAAATGTACATGCTGCTGTCGATTATTATTTTCCTCGGCGGATTTGTGGCGATCCCATTGGTCAATAATGCCGTTCTGGTGGTGGTGTTTTATTCGCTGATAAACTGCGCGTACTCGGTGTTCGCCACGGTGTTAAAAGGCTATTTTTCCGATGTGCTGGAAATTCATCAGAAGCCGAAAATCTTCTCGCTCAACTACACCTTTGCCAATATCGGCTGGACGGTTGGCCCGCCGATTGGCACGCTGGCGGTGCTTTACAGCACTAATCTGCCGTTCTGGTTATCGGCGTTAACCGCCATCATTCCGTTTATCGTGATTAGCCGCTATGTGCACAGCGTGTCGGCGAACGAAACGCAGGAAATCAACAACGTCAGGCTTTCGCCGGTGCAGATGCTCAAAGACAAGGCGTTGATGTATTTCACGCTTTCGGCATTCCTCGGTTCACTGGTGTTTGGCTCTTTCGCCGCCTGCTTATCACAGTACGCGATTGCTATCTCGGATTCGGATCTGGCGCAAAAAGTGGTTGGCGTTGTACTGCCGGTGAATGCGTTTGTGGTGGTCGTTTTCCAGTATATGGTCGGCAAACGTATTCGCCCGGACAATATCAAAAAGCTGATGGGCTACGGCACACTGTTCTTTATGGCGGGGTTAGCGGGCTTTATGATTTCGGGAGATAACCTGCTGCTGTGGGGCGTTTCTGCTGCGGTGTTTACCCTCGGCGAGCTAATCTTTGCACCGGGTGAATACATGCTGGTGGACAACATCGCCCCCGCAGGATTGAAAGCCAGCTACTTCTCAGCCCAGCAACTCGGTTGGTTAGGCGGCGCGTGCACTCCACTTTTTACCGGTTTGATTCTGACCTGGTTGCCGCCCTATATGTTGTTCGTGGCGCTGATGGCGGCAATTGGTTTGTCTTACCTGATGATTGTGAAAGGGATGGCGGTGAAACCGCAGCTGGCTTTGAACTAA
- a CDS encoding GNAT family N-acetyltransferase, translating to MTNDYQQPIGNALPNWKPCPRPERVILEGRYCRLEPLSHTHAADLWAAWSTAKDSRGWTYLSIGPFIGQQQFSEFIETAAQSNDPLHYAVVDSSGKAVGTLSLMRIDPANGVVEVGFVMYTPLLQRTVQATEAHYLLMKYAFELGYRRYEWKCDSLNGPSRHAAIRLGFRYEGLFRQAVVYKQRTRDTAWFSILDSEWPQIKLAFETWLSAENMPDGVQKQGLTQIRESLKDSIPAKNRTVVQVRALEANDRAAWLPLWQGYLTFYNSQLSEEITDLTWQRMLDASEPMFALGAFDDQGKMLGFTHMIYHRGTWSAEDHCYLEDLFTAPESRGKGVGRALIEGVYQHAQSKGCGRVYWHTHETNAAGQALYDKMADKPGFIQYRKYLK from the coding sequence ATGACAAACGACTATCAGCAACCTATCGGTAACGCGCTTCCGAACTGGAAACCTTGCCCGCGTCCTGAGCGGGTGATACTGGAAGGGCGCTATTGCCGCCTTGAACCCTTGTCCCACACGCATGCCGCAGATTTATGGGCTGCGTGGAGTACCGCGAAAGATAGTCGCGGCTGGACGTATCTGAGCATCGGGCCATTTATTGGGCAGCAGCAATTTTCTGAGTTTATTGAAACCGCGGCTCAGAGCAACGATCCGCTGCATTATGCGGTAGTCGATAGCAGCGGCAAGGCGGTGGGTACGCTGTCGTTAATGCGTATCGACCCGGCAAATGGCGTGGTGGAAGTTGGGTTCGTGATGTATACCCCGCTGCTGCAACGCACGGTTCAGGCGACCGAAGCCCATTATCTGTTGATGAAATATGCTTTCGAGCTGGGTTATCGTCGCTATGAATGGAAATGTGACAGCCTGAATGGCCCGTCGCGCCATGCGGCAATCCGTCTTGGGTTCCGTTATGAAGGCTTGTTCCGCCAGGCGGTGGTGTATAAACAGCGCACCCGCGACACCGCGTGGTTTTCGATTCTCGACAGCGAATGGCCGCAGATTAAGCTGGCATTTGAAACATGGCTGTCGGCTGAGAATATGCCGGATGGAGTACAGAAGCAGGGTCTGACGCAGATTCGTGAAAGTCTGAAGGACAGTATCCCGGCTAAGAACAGAACCGTGGTGCAGGTCAGGGCGCTTGAAGCCAATGACCGGGCGGCATGGTTGCCGCTGTGGCAGGGTTATCTGACGTTCTACAATTCACAACTTAGTGAAGAGATCACCGATCTGACATGGCAGCGCATGCTTGATGCATCTGAACCCATGTTTGCGCTGGGTGCGTTTGATGATCAGGGGAAAATGCTCGGGTTTACGCATATGATTTATCATCGGGGCACGTGGTCGGCGGAGGATCATTGTTATCTTGAGGATCTGTTTACCGCACCGGAGTCACGCGGCAAAGGCGTTGGACGGGCGTTGATTGAAGGCGTTTATCAACATGCGCAGAGCAAAGGCTGTGGGCGCGTGTACTGGCATACTCATGAAACCAACGCGGCAGGCCAGGCGTTATACGACAAAATGGCGGATAAGCCTGGGTTTATTCAGTACCGTAAATATCTTAAGTAG
- a CDS encoding phenolic acid decarboxylase, with protein MSNFDKHDLSDFVGKHLVYTYDNGWNYEIYVKNATTLDYRIHSGIVGNRWVKDQTAHIVRVAKAVYKISWTEPTGTDVSLMVNLEDKIFHGTIFFPRWVINNPEKTVCFQNEHIAEMEAYRDAGPAYPTEVIDEFATITFVRDCGENNETVINCPASDLPANFPKNL; from the coding sequence ATGAGCAACTTCGATAAACATGATTTGAGCGATTTTGTGGGTAAACACCTTGTCTATACCTATGACAACGGCTGGAATTACGAAATCTACGTTAAGAATGCCACTACGCTGGATTACCGTATTCATAGTGGGATTGTGGGTAATCGTTGGGTGAAAGACCAGACAGCCCATATCGTACGCGTTGCCAAAGCGGTGTATAAAATTTCCTGGACCGAGCCAACAGGAACTGACGTCAGCCTGATGGTGAATCTGGAAGATAAAATTTTCCATGGGACGATATTCTTCCCGCGCTGGGTCATCAATAACCCGGAAAAAACCGTCTGTTTCCAGAACGAGCACATTGCCGAAATGGAAGCGTATCGTGATGCGGGTCCTGCTTACCCGACCGAAGTGATTGACGAGTTTGCAACCATCACCTTTGTGCGAGATTGCGGTGAAAACAACGAAACCGTAATCAATTGCCCTGCGAGCGACTTGCCTGCCAACTTCCCCAAAAATCTATAA
- a CDS encoding LysR family transcriptional regulator, protein MKTTLEQWQLLQAVVDCGSFARAAEEFNRSQSSLSYQLTLMQERLGVPLLTIVGRKAELTPQGQQLLAQAQPLLQGFMTLENRAAALKRGERARLDLVVDSIFPKSSLFNALRRFQQAYPMTQVHLTEVLRSERLSDLKKREADVYLVTQPDDMATSGNALMGITFVAVAHREHPLLQLPAPLGRDDLARYPLIEIVDRTQQQIHNRPFSSAESWTFTTIEAATEAVAHCVGYGWLPEAQVQPLITSGELVPLPLVQGSRRTTQLFLLVNEDVVDKEIELLKTLLSDEAKR, encoded by the coding sequence ATGAAAACCACACTAGAACAGTGGCAACTATTACAGGCGGTTGTGGATTGCGGGAGTTTTGCGCGGGCGGCAGAAGAGTTTAACCGGAGTCAGTCCTCGCTCAGTTATCAGCTAACCTTGATGCAAGAGCGCCTCGGCGTACCATTGCTGACGATTGTCGGGCGTAAGGCCGAACTCACGCCGCAAGGTCAACAGCTATTAGCCCAGGCTCAACCTTTACTTCAGGGTTTTATGACATTAGAAAATCGCGCCGCTGCACTCAAGCGTGGTGAACGTGCGCGGTTAGATTTAGTCGTGGATAGCATTTTCCCTAAATCATCCCTTTTTAACGCCCTGCGCCGCTTTCAGCAGGCATATCCCATGACGCAGGTGCATCTCACCGAAGTGCTGCGCAGTGAACGCCTGTCTGATTTAAAGAAACGCGAAGCAGATGTCTATTTAGTCACGCAGCCAGACGATATGGCAACGAGCGGGAACGCGCTGATGGGCATCACCTTTGTCGCGGTTGCTCATCGGGAACACCCCTTGCTGCAACTTCCCGCACCGCTCGGTCGCGATGATTTAGCACGCTATCCATTAATTGAAATTGTTGACCGCACTCAGCAGCAAATCCATAACCGCCCGTTTAGCTCCGCAGAAAGCTGGACTTTTACTACCATTGAAGCCGCCACTGAGGCCGTTGCTCACTGCGTGGGATATGGATGGCTGCCCGAGGCGCAAGTCCAGCCGTTAATCACATCCGGTGAGTTGGTGCCTTTGCCACTCGTGCAAGGCTCCCGACGCACCACGCAGCTATTCCTTCTGGTGAATGAGGACGTGGTGGACAAGGAGATTGAGTTACTCAAAACACTGTTAAGCGACGAAGCAAAGCGCTAA
- the urtE gene encoding urea ABC transporter ATP-binding subunit UrtE: MLQVNDLNQFYGGSHILRGVSFEAKIGEVTCLLGRNGVGKSTLLKCLMGLIPAKSGSVNWQQNNITTRKPHQRVQAGIAYVPQGREIFPRLTVEENLLMGLSRFSGREAKQVSEEIYQLFPVLKEMKQRRGGDLSGGQQQQLAIGRALACKPQLLILDEPTEGIQPSVIKEIGQVISRLAAKGDMAILLVEQFYDFAAELADNYLVMSRGAIIQRGAGADMETNGVRGLVAI; this comes from the coding sequence ATGCTACAAGTCAACGATCTAAACCAATTCTACGGCGGCAGCCATATTCTGCGTGGTGTCTCCTTTGAAGCCAAAATCGGCGAAGTCACCTGCCTGCTGGGGCGCAACGGCGTGGGCAAAAGCACGCTGCTCAAATGCCTGATGGGGCTGATCCCGGCGAAATCGGGCAGCGTAAACTGGCAGCAGAACAACATCACCACGCGTAAACCGCATCAGCGCGTGCAAGCGGGGATTGCCTACGTGCCGCAAGGGCGGGAGATTTTCCCGCGCCTGACGGTGGAAGAAAATCTGCTGATGGGCCTTTCGCGGTTTAGCGGGCGCGAGGCTAAACAGGTGTCGGAAGAGATTTATCAGCTTTTCCCGGTACTAAAAGAGATGAAACAGCGTCGCGGAGGGGATCTTTCCGGCGGGCAACAACAGCAACTGGCGATTGGTCGCGCCCTGGCCTGCAAGCCGCAACTCTTAATTCTGGATGAACCGACCGAAGGTATTCAGCCTTCGGTGATTAAGGAGATCGGTCAGGTTATTAGTCGCCTCGCCGCAAAAGGCGACATGGCCATTTTGCTGGTCGAACAGTTTTATGATTTTGCCGCTGAACTTGCCGACAATTATTTAGTGATGTCGCGCGGGGCCATTATTCAGCGTGGCGCGGGTGCGGATATGGAGACCAATGGGGTCAGGGGCCTGGTGGCGATTTAG
- the urtD gene encoding urea ABC transporter ATP-binding protein UrtD: MQPGEPLFTRQHEADRFRDQTDPVLMLENINVSFDGFKALADLSLNIGVGELRCVIGPNGAGKTTLMDVITGKTKPQSGRAFYDQSTDLMRLEPADIAKCGIGRKFQKPTVFEALTVFENLEIAQKADKSVWASLRAKLNSEQRDRIDEMLATLRLGAERNRQAGLLSHGQKQFLEIGMLLVQEPHLLLLDEPAAGMTDAETEYTAELFRGLAGKHSLMVVEHDMGFVETIADHVTVLHQGQVLAEGSLREVQANEQVIEVYLGR; encoded by the coding sequence ATGCAACCCGGCGAACCGCTCTTTACCCGTCAGCATGAGGCTGATCGCTTCCGCGACCAGACCGACCCGGTGCTGATGCTGGAGAATATCAATGTCAGTTTTGACGGTTTCAAAGCGCTGGCTGACTTGTCGCTCAATATTGGCGTGGGCGAGTTGCGCTGCGTGATTGGCCCAAATGGAGCCGGGAAAACCACGCTAATGGATGTGATTACCGGGAAAACTAAACCGCAAAGCGGCAGGGCGTTTTACGATCAATCCACCGATTTAATGCGTTTAGAACCTGCGGATATTGCCAAATGCGGCATTGGTCGCAAATTCCAGAAACCGACGGTGTTTGAAGCGCTGACGGTGTTTGAGAACCTGGAAATTGCCCAGAAAGCCGATAAATCAGTCTGGGCGAGCTTGCGGGCAAAACTCAATTCTGAACAGCGTGACCGCATCGACGAAATGCTGGCGACTTTGCGCCTCGGCGCGGAACGAAATCGTCAAGCGGGGTTGCTTTCACACGGGCAAAAGCAGTTTCTTGAAATCGGCATGTTGCTGGTGCAGGAACCTCATTTGCTGCTGCTCGATGAACCCGCCGCAGGTATGACGGATGCGGAAACGGAATACACCGCCGAGCTGTTTCGCGGGCTGGCGGGGAAGCATTCGCTGATGGTGGTGGAACACGATATGGGATTTGTCGAAACCATTGCCGACCACGTGACGGTGTTGCACCAGGGGCAAGTGCTGGCGGAAGGTTCGCTGCGTGAAGTGCAGGCAAATGAACAGGTGATTGAGGTTTATTTGGGGCGCTAA
- the urtC gene encoding urea ABC transporter permease subunit UrtC: MSQPLTLTLTRKAPRLSMALGSLIVLLMLTLPFLTLLPASHPLNLSTYTLTLVGKILCYAIVAVALDLVWGYAGLLSLGHGIFFALGGYAMGMYLMRQAAGDGLPAFMSFLSWDELPWFWWGTEHFAWALALIVLVPGLLALVFGFFAFRSKIKGVYFSIMTQALTYAGMLLFFRNETGFGGNNGFTGFTTILGMPITATGTRIGLFSATVLLLMASLGIGFALARSKFGRVLTAVRDAENRLVFCGYDPKGFKLLVWTLSAVLCGLAGALYVPQVGIINPGEMSPTNSIEAAIWVALGGRGTLIGPILGAGLVNGAKSYFTMAVPEYWQLFLGLIFIVVTLFLPRGVIGLLRKGEK, translated from the coding sequence ATGAGCCAGCCGCTAACATTAACGCTCACCCGCAAAGCGCCGCGCCTCTCTATGGCGCTGGGTTCTCTGATTGTGTTGCTGATGCTGACATTGCCGTTTCTCACGCTGTTGCCAGCCAGCCACCCGCTGAATCTGTCCACTTATACGCTCACATTGGTCGGCAAAATTCTCTGCTACGCGATTGTCGCTGTGGCGCTGGATTTGGTGTGGGGATATGCCGGGCTACTGTCACTCGGGCACGGCATTTTCTTCGCCCTCGGCGGTTACGCGATGGGCATGTATCTGATGCGCCAGGCCGCTGGTGACGGGCTTCCTGCTTTTATGTCGTTTTTATCCTGGGATGAGTTGCCATGGTTCTGGTGGGGCACTGAACATTTTGCCTGGGCATTGGCGCTGATTGTGCTGGTGCCGGGGCTGCTCGCGCTGGTGTTTGGCTTTTTTGCATTCCGCTCAAAAATCAAAGGGGTCTATTTTTCGATTATGACCCAGGCGCTGACCTACGCGGGCATGCTGCTGTTCTTTCGCAATGAAACCGGCTTTGGCGGCAACAATGGTTTTACCGGTTTCACCACGATTTTAGGTATGCCGATCACCGCAACAGGCACACGCATCGGGCTGTTTAGTGCTACCGTTTTGCTCCTGATGGCAAGCCTGGGGATAGGTTTTGCTCTGGCGCGTAGCAAGTTTGGCCGCGTGTTGACGGCGGTGCGTGATGCAGAAAACCGCCTGGTGTTCTGCGGCTATGACCCGAAGGGATTTAAGCTGCTGGTCTGGACGTTATCCGCCGTTTTGTGCGGGCTGGCGGGGGCGCTGTATGTCCCACAGGTGGGGATTATTAACCCTGGAGAAATGTCGCCGACCAATTCCATTGAAGCGGCAATTTGGGTGGCACTCGGTGGGCGCGGCACATTGATCGGCCCGATCCTGGGTGCTGGCCTGGTGAACGGTGCAAAAAGCTATTTCACCATGGCGGTGCCGGAATACTGGCAACTGTTCCTCGGCCTGATTTTCATCGTTGTGACGCTGTTTTTACCGCGTGGCGTGATTGGCCTGCTGCGTAAAGGAGAGAAATAA
- the urtB gene encoding urea ABC transporter permease subunit UrtB gives MKLFRCLLIVTWLLPCFAHAGDAEDFAAANRAQQAKMLQTWAAAPDARRLPLLNALVQENLVINDKKVRLTNRLRILAGSALASHRLISDNVTERLQAAKALQRDVQPDLLPLVQQRLKAEPDENVRHALEGVLAQLQLASTDAKVRLNAVELLSHSSDPDTQALLKPLTDPQIESNEPVRKAAAEGLQKIQHRLMLGDILGQAFMGLSLGSILLLAALGLAITYGLLGVINMAHGEMLMLGAYSAWLVQSAFQHYAPALLTFYPIVALPVAFAITAGIGMALERTIIRHLYGRPLETLLATWGISLMLIQIVRMVFGAQNMEVANPAWLSGGVQVLPNLILPWNRLVVIGFVMLVLLFTWLLLNKTRLGMNVRAVTQNRAMAACCGVPTGRVDMLAFGLGSGIAGLGGVALSQLGNVGPELGQGYIIDSFLVVVLGGVGQLAGTVAAAFGLGIFNKILEPQIGAVLGKILILVLIILFIQKRPQGLFALKGRVID, from the coding sequence ATGAAACTATTTCGCTGCCTGTTAATCGTAACCTGGCTGCTGCCGTGTTTCGCTCATGCCGGAGATGCTGAGGATTTTGCCGCGGCGAACCGCGCGCAACAGGCGAAAATGCTGCAAACCTGGGCGGCGGCACCGGACGCAAGACGTTTACCGTTACTCAACGCTCTGGTGCAAGAAAATCTGGTCATTAACGATAAAAAAGTGCGCCTGACTAACCGCTTACGCATTCTTGCGGGCAGCGCGCTCGCCAGTCATCGCCTGATAAGTGACAACGTCACTGAGCGTTTGCAAGCGGCAAAAGCGCTGCAACGCGACGTACAGCCTGATTTGCTGCCGCTTGTGCAACAACGGCTAAAAGCTGAACCTGATGAAAATGTCCGCCATGCGCTTGAAGGCGTACTGGCACAACTGCAACTCGCCAGCACCGACGCAAAAGTGCGTCTGAACGCGGTGGAGTTACTCAGCCATTCCTCGGACCCTGATACCCAGGCGTTGCTCAAACCGCTTACCGATCCGCAAATCGAATCTAACGAGCCAGTGCGCAAAGCCGCAGCGGAAGGCCTGCAAAAAATTCAGCATCGTTTAATGCTGGGCGACATTCTCGGCCAGGCGTTTATGGGGTTGTCGCTGGGGTCCATTTTGCTGTTAGCGGCACTCGGGCTGGCGATTACCTACGGTTTGCTCGGCGTGATTAATATGGCACATGGCGAAATGCTGATGCTCGGCGCGTATTCCGCCTGGCTGGTGCAGAGCGCTTTCCAGCACTACGCCCCGGCATTGCTGACGTTTTACCCGATAGTAGCGCTGCCCGTGGCGTTTGCCATTACTGCCGGAATCGGCATGGCGCTGGAGCGTACGATTATTCGTCATCTGTATGGTCGCCCGCTCGAAACGCTGCTGGCGACCTGGGGCATCAGCCTGATGCTGATTCAAATTGTGCGTATGGTGTTTGGCGCACAAAACATGGAAGTCGCTAACCCGGCCTGGCTGTCGGGTGGCGTGCAGGTGTTGCCGAACCTGATTCTGCCGTGGAACCGCCTCGTGGTAATCGGTTTTGTGATGCTGGTGCTGCTGTTTACCTGGCTGCTACTGAACAAAACGCGTCTTGGCATGAATGTGCGAGCCGTGACGCAAAACCGCGCCATGGCCGCCTGCTGCGGAGTGCCAACCGGGCGCGTGGATATGCTGGCGTTTGGCCTTGGTTCTGGCATTGCCGGGCTTGGCGGTGTGGCGCTTTCGCAGCTCGGCAACGTCGGCCCGGAATTGGGACAAGGCTACATCATCGACTCCTTCCTGGTGGTGGTGCTCGGCGGGGTTGGGCAACTGGCGGGAACCGTGGCTGCTGCCTTCGGGCTGGGTATCTTTAACAAAATACTGGAGCCGCAAATTGGTGCGGTGCTGGGCAAAATTCTCATCCTTGTGCTGATTATTCTGTTTATTCAAAAACGCCCGCAAGGCCTGTTCGCTCTGAAAGGGAGGGTGATTGACTGA
- the urtA gene encoding urea ABC transporter substrate-binding protein codes for MQRRTFIKAFALSASVISMGLAFSAQAADTIKVGIMHSLSGTMAISETPLKDVALMTIADINAKGGVLGKQLEPVVVDPASNWPLFAEKARQLLSQDKAAVVFGCWTSVSRKSVLPVFEELNGLLFYPVQYEGEEMSPNVFYTGAAPNQQAIPAVEYLMSEDGGAAKRYFLLGTDYVYPRTTNKILRAFLHSKGVQDKDIEEVYTPFGYSDYQTIVSNIKKFSAGGKTAVISTINGDSNVPFYKELANQGLKATDVPVVAFSVGEEELRGIDTKPLVGNLAAWNYFESVDNPTNKAFVAEWKAYAKAHKLPNADTVVTNDPMEATYVGIHMWAQAVEKAGTTDVDKVRAAMAGQTYKAPSGFTLTMDATNHHLHKPVMIGEIEGNGQFNVVWQTDAPVRAQPWSPFITGNDKKSDEPVKMASN; via the coding sequence ATGCAGCGTCGCACCTTTATTAAAGCCTTTGCGCTCTCAGCGTCCGTTATCAGCATGGGTTTGGCCTTTAGCGCTCAGGCCGCCGACACCATCAAAGTGGGCATCATGCATTCGCTTTCCGGCACGATGGCGATTTCTGAAACGCCGCTCAAAGATGTGGCGCTGATGACCATCGCGGACATCAACGCCAAAGGCGGCGTACTGGGCAAACAACTCGAACCGGTGGTGGTTGATCCAGCCTCAAACTGGCCGTTGTTCGCTGAAAAAGCCCGCCAGTTACTGAGCCAGGACAAAGCGGCAGTGGTGTTCGGCTGTTGGACATCGGTCTCACGTAAGTCGGTGTTGCCAGTGTTTGAAGAGCTGAACGGATTGCTGTTCTACCCGGTGCAGTATGAAGGCGAAGAGATGTCGCCAAACGTGTTCTATACCGGTGCGGCACCGAATCAGCAGGCGATTCCGGCGGTGGAATACCTGATGAGCGAGGACGGCGGGGCGGCGAAACGCTACTTCCTGCTGGGCACGGATTACGTTTATCCGCGCACCACCAACAAAATCCTGCGCGCGTTCCTGCATTCCAAAGGCGTGCAGGATAAAGACATCGAAGAGGTGTATACGCCGTTTGGTTACAGCGATTACCAGACCATTGTTTCCAATATCAAGAAGTTCTCCGCAGGCGGCAAAACCGCCGTTATCTCCACCATTAATGGTGACTCCAACGTGCCGTTCTACAAAGAACTGGCAAACCAGGGCCTGAAAGCGACCGATGTTCCGGTGGTGGCGTTCTCGGTCGGCGAAGAAGAGTTGCGCGGTATCGACACCAAACCGTTAGTGGGCAATCTGGCGGCGTGGAACTACTTCGAGTCCGTGGATAACCCGACCAACAAAGCGTTTGTCGCCGAATGGAAAGCGTATGCCAAAGCCCACAAACTGCCGAATGCCGACACGGTTGTGACCAACGACCCGATGGAAGCGACGTACGTCGGTATCCATATGTGGGCGCAGGCGGTTGAGAAAGCGGGGACTACAGATGTGGACAAAGTTCGCGCGGCAATGGCGGGGCAAACCTACAAGGCACCGTCTGGCTTTACGCTCACCATGGACGCCACCAACCACCATCTGCATAAGCCGGTGATGATTGGTGAAATCGAAGGGAACGGCCAGTTCAACGTGGTGTGGCAGACCGATGCTCCGGTACGCGCCCAGCCGTGGAGTCCGTTCATTACCGGCAACGATAAGAAATCTGACGAGCCTGTGAAAATGGCGAGTAACTAA
- a CDS encoding GntR family transcriptional regulator, whose translation MNKKPEGVAERIYRLLKQEIFDFQLLPGDRFSENDIALRMAASRTPVRQALYALEQEGYVEVQPRSGWQIKAVDFDYLESLYDLRIVLELEAVKRLCALPAEVRPLPLQALKQFWMDSAQLPDGGEVASHDEVFHMTLVEAAGNPEMARVHREITEKIRIVRRLDFTQRPRVSATYLEHGQILLAILNRQLQEAQTRLHDHIAASQKEVRQITLHMLHQAKHGVLP comes from the coding sequence GTGAATAAGAAACCCGAGGGCGTTGCCGAGCGTATCTACCGCTTACTGAAACAGGAAATCTTCGATTTCCAGCTTCTGCCGGGCGATCGCTTTAGCGAAAACGATATCGCGCTACGCATGGCTGCCAGCCGAACTCCGGTGCGTCAGGCGTTGTATGCCCTTGAACAAGAAGGATATGTCGAGGTGCAGCCGCGCAGCGGTTGGCAGATAAAAGCGGTGGACTTCGACTATCTCGAGTCGCTCTACGATCTGCGCATTGTGCTGGAGCTTGAGGCGGTGAAACGGCTGTGTGCGTTACCCGCCGAAGTGCGCCCGCTACCGTTACAGGCGCTCAAGCAGTTCTGGATGGATTCCGCACAGCTACCCGATGGCGGGGAAGTCGCCAGCCACGACGAGGTTTTCCACATGACGCTGGTAGAAGCGGCGGGAAACCCGGAAATGGCGCGAGTTCACCGGGAAATTACTGAAAAAATTCGCATTGTGCGGCGGCTGGATTTTACCCAACGGCCTCGCGTTAGTGCGACTTATCTCGAGCATGGGCAGATTTTGCTCGCCATTTTGAACCGTCAACTTCAGGAGGCGCAAACCCGCTTACACGACCATATAGCCGCAAGTCAGAAAGAGGTTCGTCAAATTACTCTCCATATGCTTCATCAGGCGAAGCATGGGGTTTTACCTTAA